One Phaseolus vulgaris cultivar G19833 chromosome 11, P. vulgaris v2.0, whole genome shotgun sequence genomic window carries:
- the LOC137807180 gene encoding uncharacterized protein: MSGKERRKALLELARLQGAKGTGSSSSTTDPIAAPPLSVAPAEGPEPGRKRRKLVKAFPSSAAAAAAPSTEEESSGSPLVHRKRKLPAVGGASSLRPGEIEVVEIEEGSPLPPSIQPATVPTCFPSPQQLPSPIPRLPSPPPAGQPLGQSIPPAGGDSARSGDLPGPLVSPPPLPTSAATAEGGGASSRPSGSGATNENFSRVIALVRQLIRSRELIEWNREEVDMHLAKQIVLSLEFSTQHRKQLIMEKRIKKLEHDKESLQSDFEAAQGSVELMRGMVEKTRGEYLAQVQETIKTEILMGQAINALDCEVVELRGKVTHLEAETSSLRKLNSQLAGDLESARETATTGEKKLEEAVSKLSEAKGQLEEAASSIASLTTEKNAAEASKQKLEVENADLMGVGAEALADGFELELEQIKCVLLDLDLSQFSIYHEVVDGKLIPPP, encoded by the coding sequence ATGTCAGGGAAGGAAAGGAGGAAagctttgctggagcttgccagaCTCCAGggggccaaagggactggctcctcttcttccaccaccgatCCTATCGCAGCtcctcctctctcggtcgcgccagctgaaggccccgagccaggaaggaaaagaaggaagctggtgaaggcctttccttcatctgctgctgctgctgctgctccttcaaccgaagaggagagctctggctctcctctcgTACACCGCAAGAGGAAGCTTCCAGCGGTTGGGGGGGCTTCATCTCTTCGGCCTGGGGAGATTGAGGTAGTGGAGATAGAGGAAGGTTCGCCCTTGCCCCCCTCTATTCAACCTGCCACAGTGCCAACATGCTTTCCCTCTCCCCAACAACTGCCATCCCCAATTCCTCGATTGCCATCTcctcccccagcaggccaaccACTTGGTCAATCCATTCCACCTGCTGGGGGCGATTCGGCTCGCTCGGGGGATCTCCCGGGACCTCTCGTGTCGccaccaccactgccaaccTCCGCTGCTACCGCTGAAGGTGGCGGGGCCAGCTCTCGACCAAGCGGCTCTGGAGCAACCAATGAGAACTTCAGCCGAGTCATTGCtctggttcgacagctcattCGCAGCCGGGAGCTCATCGAGTGGAACAGGgaggaggtggacatgcacctggcgaagcagatagtgctttccctggagttttccacccagcaccgcaagcaactAATCATGGAGAAAAGGATCAAGAagcttgagcatgacaaggagtcactgcaaagtgactttgaggctgcccaaggATCCGTAGAGCTGATGAGGGGTATGGTGGAGAAAACCAGGggagagtacctagcgcaggtccaagagaccatcaagactgagatcttgatggggcaagccaTCAATGCcttggactgcgaggtggtggaGTTGCGGGGCAAGGTGACCCACCTGGaggccgagacttcctccctacgCAAACTGAACTCACAACTGGCGGGGGATCTCGAGTCTGCCAGGGAAACGGCCACTACTGGGgagaagaagcttgaggaggcggtgagcaagctgtctgaggcaaagggccaattggaagaagctgcttcttccattgcttcccttaccaccgagaagaatgctgcggaggcctccaAGCAAAAACTCGAAGTGGAGAACGCTGACCTTATGGGCGTGGGCGCTGAAGCCCTTGCTGATGGGTTCGAGCTGGAACTCGAGCAGATCAAATGTGTTCTTCTGGATCTGGACCTCTCccagttcagcatctatcacgaagtggtagatggaaaactcatccctcctccttga